A stretch of Natator depressus isolate rNatDep1 chromosome 2, rNatDep2.hap1, whole genome shotgun sequence DNA encodes these proteins:
- the LOC141981539 gene encoding uncharacterized protein LOC141981539 has protein sequence MPPRARRSPVWSNGEVLDFISVWGEEAVQSQLRSNCRNYDIFRQISRDMVEGGHDWDALQCRIKVKELWNAYRRAHEANSRSGAAPTTCHFYKELDAILGRDPTSAPRTTMDALEHSPTRQEEEEEEQSRSEGAEEEEDTPASLDACSKELFSNQEEGSQSRRLVLGEGQTPEEVPDATLRSQPSVLSPAERLQRIRKRPRRSKEDMLHEVMQHSLNENQKVQEWWESERRVRQQHADRLHQSTEQLISIMNAKQTPSRRS, from the exons atgcctccacgcgccaggcgatccccagtctggagcaatggcgaggtgctggacttcatcagtgtttggggggaggaagctgtccagtcccaactGCGCTCCAATTGCAGGAATTACGATAtcttcaggcagatatcaagggacatggtGGAagggggccatgactgggacgctctgcagtgcaggattaaagtgaaggagctgtggaatgcctaccgcaGAGCCcatgaggcaaacagccgctctggTGCTGCTCCCACAACCTGccatttttacaaagagctggatgcgatccTTGGGAGAGACCCCACCTCCGCTCCGAGGACCACCATGGACGCTTTGGAGCACAgtccaacaaggcaggaggaggaggaggaggagcaaagcaggagcgagggtgctgaggaggaggaagacacaccggcatccctagatgcatgcagcaaGGAGCTGTTCTCaaaccaggaggaaggtagccagtcacggcggctggtgcttggggaaggacaaacaccagaggaggttcccg atgcaaccttgagatctcagccatctgtgttatcaccggccgagaggctgcaaagaatcaggaagaggccacgtagaagcaaagaggacatgctgcatgaagtcatgcagcactcccttaatgaaaatcaaaaagtgcaggagtggtgggagagtgaaaggagggtccgccagcagcATGCGGATCGCctgcaccaaagcacagagcagctgataagcatcatgaACGCCAAACAGACTCcatccaggcgctcgtag